caaaGCTGTGTAGGGCTGGGCATGAGGCGCTTACTAGCTATTTTAGGTGTACTTAGATACTTGACTTGCATTGCATGAgtaataacaatttaaacttGTATTTACTTGTTATAAACGAAGACTTGCTATCTCTGAGTATTTGATCAAAAATGAATTCCTTGCAAGTTATTTGCTCCGCTCCATTATTTGATATTTGCAAAATTAAGACCGATACGAAATAAGTAACAAGTATAAGATGAGTAATGAGTATTTGTGTCCAACCTTAAATACaagtaaaaaataagaaaagtatTATCAGGAAGTAACAAGTATTTAATAGAGCATATAAGAATTAGCAAATAAAGGAGTAATTATTATTTGTCTTGACAACGCCAATACTTGACTTTTTAAGGAGTATGGATCAAGTACGAATACCAAGTAATGATGTCCAACCCCTAAACTGATTGGTCATTTTATGCAGATGGTGAAACTTTTACTAGAATGTCGAATGGTTCAACGGAACGAAGTAAATGGTGATGGTTTAACATTCCTTGATATCTTAAGAACACATGGACAAATTGATGAAGGTGGAGAATTAGAACAAGCTGCTCTAAAAACCGGGTGCATGGAAGCAGCTTCTCTGCCAAAACTGATGAAAAAAACATACGACTTCTTCAAATCACCAATCACGTTTTGGGCTTACTGCTCCACTCATACAAGGCGCATAAGTTCCGACACATCAGACGAAGCTCGTGGAGTCTTCTTAATTATATGCACTTTGCTAATCACAGCAACTTACCAGACCTCCCTCCAGCCTCCAGGAGGTGTGACCCAATCAGAGGGCCATGCAGTGATGAAGCAGGCATTCTTCATCGTCCTATGGGTTTCCAACACCATTGGCTTCTGCTGCGCTTTATTCTACACCTATTCTCTCTTACCAGCTAGAGGTTTGTTGACGCTGTGGTTTTGTTATATAGGAGCGTCTCTTTGCGTTTCTTACGCGTTAGCAATGGCTGTAATCTCACCACAGCCTATAGTGTTTCTCACCGCGTGCTTTGCCTTGTACCTGCTTTTTCCTCTGTATGTTTTGATGGAAGTTTTCCTAAGGCAATGGCAGAGGCATCAGACGGTAGCACCTGATCCCAAATTGAGCTGGTTTTGGAAAGTTTGATACAACATGTGTGTCGCT
This region of Brassica napus cultivar Da-Ae chromosome C5, Da-Ae, whole genome shotgun sequence genomic DNA includes:
- the LOC106437138 gene encoding ankyrin repeat-containing protein BDA1-like; the encoded protein is MDRRLQQAAESGSISDLYALIDENPCILENIDAMPFVNTPLHIAAASGKIAFAVEMLNLKPSFAKKLNTNGCSPLHLAVEKDQQELVTWLLRIDPSLAGVKGREGITLFHLLVLRGNVDLVVDCLMTSPECIRDASVTGQNALHLAVMNDRFEVLQVLTGWIQRMSQKNARSIEYSVLNKMDLTGNTPLHLAAYKNDHQMVKLLLECRMVQRNEVNGDGLTFLDILRTHGQIDEGGELEQAALKTGCMEAASLPKLMKKTYDFFKSPITFWAYCSTHTRRISSDTSDEARGVFLIICTLLITATYQTSLQPPGGVTQSEGHAVMKQAFFIVLWVSNTIGFCCALFYTYSLLPARGLLTLWFCYIGASLCVSYALAMAVISPQPIVFLTACFALYLLFPLYVLMEVFLRQWQRHQTVAPDPKLSWFWKV